A window of the Janthinobacterium agaricidamnosum NBRC 102515 = DSM 9628 genome harbors these coding sequences:
- the paaK gene encoding phenylacetate--CoA ligase PaaK, with product MVQRIPAPSGLEAIERASQDELQALQLQRMQWSLRHAYDNVAHYRTAFDAAGVHPDDLKTLADLARFPFTDKKTLRDHYPFGLFAVPREQVARIHASSGTTGKATVVGYTRGDIDTWANVVARSIRAAGGRAGDMVHISYGYGLFTGGLGAHYGAERLGCTVVPMSGGQTEKQVQLIQDFKPSIIMVTPSYMLNIIEEFTLQGVDPASASLQVGIFGAEPWTDAMRSEIEARAGIDAVDIYGLSEVMGPGVASECIESKDGPVIWEDHFYPEIIDPDTGQVLPDGTEGELVFTSLSKEALPIIRYRTRDLTRLLPPTSRSMRRIGKITGRSDDMLIIRGVNVFPTQIEELILKMPQLAPQYQLLVSRDGHLDQLEVLAELRGDVSGRLSESETAALVRELEHHIKTHVGVTTRVRVLAAAGIERSLTGKARRVIDQRPKHI from the coding sequence ATGGTCCAACGTATTCCCGCGCCATCCGGGCTGGAGGCGATCGAACGCGCCAGCCAGGATGAGTTGCAGGCGCTGCAGTTGCAACGCATGCAATGGTCGCTCCGGCACGCCTACGACAATGTGGCGCATTACCGGACCGCGTTCGATGCGGCCGGCGTGCATCCGGACGACTTGAAAACCCTGGCCGACCTGGCCAGGTTTCCATTCACCGACAAGAAGACCCTGCGCGACCATTACCCGTTCGGCCTGTTCGCGGTGCCGCGCGAGCAAGTGGCGCGCATCCACGCATCGAGCGGCACCACCGGCAAGGCCACCGTGGTCGGCTACACCAGGGGCGACATCGATACCTGGGCCAATGTGGTGGCGCGCTCGATCCGCGCGGCCGGCGGCCGGGCCGGCGACATGGTGCATATCTCTTACGGCTACGGCTTGTTCACCGGCGGCCTGGGCGCGCATTACGGCGCCGAGCGCCTGGGCTGCACGGTGGTGCCGATGTCCGGCGGCCAGACTGAAAAACAGGTGCAGCTGATCCAGGATTTCAAGCCGTCCATCATCATGGTGACACCGTCGTACATGCTCAACATTATCGAGGAATTCACGCTCCAGGGCGTCGATCCGGCCAGTGCATCGCTGCAGGTCGGCATCTTCGGCGCCGAGCCGTGGACCGATGCGATGCGCAGCGAAATCGAGGCGCGCGCCGGCATCGACGCGGTCGATATCTACGGCCTGTCGGAAGTGATGGGGCCGGGCGTGGCCAGCGAATGCATCGAAAGCAAGGATGGCCCGGTGATCTGGGAAGACCATTTTTACCCTGAAATCATCGACCCGGACACCGGCCAGGTGTTGCCGGACGGGACCGAGGGCGAACTGGTCTTCACCTCGCTGTCGAAAGAAGCGCTGCCGATCATCCGCTACCGCACCCGCGACCTGACCCGCTTGCTGCCGCCGACGTCGCGCTCGATGCGCCGCATCGGCAAGATCACCGGCCGTTCCGACGACATGCTGATCATCCGCGGCGTCAATGTGTTCCCGACCCAGATCGAGGAATTGATCTTGAAAATGCCGCAACTGGCGCCGCAATACCAGTTGCTGGTGTCGCGCGACGGCCACCTGGACCAGCTGGAGGTGCTGGCCGAATTGCGCGGCGACGTGTCGGGCCGGCTGTCGGAAAGCGAAACGGCGGCGCTGGTCCGTGAGCTGGAACATCACATCAAGACCCATGTCGGGGTGACCACCCGGGTGCGCGTGCTGGCCGCCGCCGGCATCGAACGCAGCCTGACCGGCAAGGCCAGGCGCGTGATCGACCAGCGCCCGAAACATATCTGA
- the paaY gene encoding phenylacetic acid degradation protein PaaY has translation MVKVYEINGVRPVVHPSAYVHPSAVLIGDVIVGPRCYVGPLASIRGDFGRLVLEQGANLQDTCVMHGFPGCDTVVESDGHIGHGAVLHGCRIGRNALVGMNAVVMDNAVIGEESIVAAMSFVKAGMIVAPRSMVVGAPARVMRSLSDDEIRWKSGGTSQYHELALRSMNSMYLVDALTEVEANRQRLSFESVLPPHLHKNAGT, from the coding sequence ATGGTCAAGGTCTATGAAATCAATGGCGTCAGGCCGGTGGTGCATCCGAGCGCCTACGTGCATCCGAGCGCGGTGCTGATCGGCGACGTGATCGTCGGGCCGCGCTGTTATGTCGGCCCGCTGGCGTCGATACGCGGCGATTTCGGCCGGCTGGTACTGGAACAGGGCGCCAACCTGCAAGACACCTGCGTGATGCACGGCTTTCCCGGCTGCGACACGGTGGTCGAAAGCGACGGCCACATCGGCCACGGCGCCGTGCTGCACGGTTGCCGCATCGGCCGCAATGCGCTGGTCGGCATGAACGCGGTGGTGATGGACAACGCCGTCATCGGCGAGGAATCCATCGTCGCCGCGATGAGCTTCGTCAAGGCCGGCATGATCGTCGCGCCGCGCAGCATGGTGGTCGGCGCGCCGGCGCGCGTGATGCGCAGCCTGAGCGACGATGAAATCCGCTGGAAATCCGGCGGCACCAGCCAGTACCACGAGCTGGCGCTGCGTTCGATGAACAGCATGTATCTGGTCGACGCCCTGACCGAGGTCGAGGCCAACCGGCAGCGGCTGTCGTTCGAGTCGGTGCTGCCGCCGCACTTGCATAAAAACGCCGGGACTTGA
- the paaZ gene encoding phenylacetic acid degradation bifunctional protein PaaZ gives MATVSTLQSLIGGRWLGAQAAVPLHSALDNRLIYHTHGERIDFDEAVTYARKTGVPGLMALDFQQRAARLKALALYLVERKEELYAISHLTGATRADSWVDIEGGSGTLFAYASMGSNELPSSNVLHEGPAIALGKKGGFAGTHILVPRGGLAVHINAFNFPVWGLLEKFAPSFLAAMPCIAKPASATSYLTEALVRMMHASGLLPEGSLQLVIGGTGDLLDRLNGQDVVTFTGSAATAARLRTNRNLIAQSVPFNGEADSLNCAILAPDVSPDDIEFDLFVKEVVREMTGKAGQKCTAIRRIIVPEQLLDAVGTRLRERLAKVVVGDPAIDGVRMGALASKEQQSDVAERLALLSRGNQIVFGAADGFQPLGDGAADGSFFAPTLLMCRDGHRNDAVHDVEAFGPVSTMMPYSDLDEALALAARGKGSLVSTLVTRDPKIAARAVPAAAAMHGRVLILEREASVDSTGHGSPLPQLKHGGPGRAGGGEELGGVRAVRHYLQRAAIQGSPTMLAAVTGEYVRGAAVNESPIHPFRKHFEDLQTGDSLLTHRRTVSEADIVAFGGISGDFFYMHFDEIAAKESQFGKRIAHGYFVLSAAAGLFVSPGVGPVLANYGLDNLRFVAPVGIGDTIRARLTCKRKVDRNRKDIFGIGQGVVAWDVQVTNQNDELVASYDILTLVSKRE, from the coding sequence ATGGCCACAGTATCCACCCTGCAAAGCCTGATCGGCGGCCGCTGGCTTGGCGCCCAGGCTGCCGTGCCGCTGCACAGCGCGCTCGATAACCGCCTGATCTACCATACCCACGGCGAACGGATCGATTTCGACGAAGCCGTGACCTATGCCCGCAAGACCGGCGTGCCGGGCTTGATGGCGCTCGACTTCCAGCAGCGCGCCGCGCGCCTGAAAGCGCTGGCGCTGTACCTGGTCGAACGCAAGGAAGAGCTGTATGCGATTTCGCACCTGACCGGCGCCACCCGCGCCGACAGCTGGGTCGATATCGAAGGCGGCAGCGGCACCCTGTTCGCCTACGCCAGCATGGGCAGCAACGAGCTGCCGTCGTCGAATGTGCTGCACGAAGGGCCGGCCATCGCGCTGGGCAAGAAAGGCGGCTTCGCCGGCACCCACATCCTGGTGCCGCGCGGCGGCCTGGCGGTGCACATCAATGCGTTCAACTTCCCGGTCTGGGGTTTATTGGAAAAATTCGCGCCGAGCTTTCTGGCGGCCATGCCGTGCATCGCCAAGCCGGCCAGCGCCACCAGCTACCTGACCGAGGCGCTGGTGCGCATGATGCACGCTTCCGGCCTGCTGCCGGAAGGCAGCCTGCAACTGGTAATCGGCGGCACCGGCGACCTGCTGGACCGCTTGAACGGCCAGGACGTGGTCACCTTCACCGGCTCGGCGGCCACCGCCGCCAGGCTGCGCACCAATCGCAACCTGATCGCCCAGTCGGTGCCGTTCAATGGCGAAGCCGACTCCCTCAATTGCGCGATCCTGGCGCCGGACGTGAGCCCGGACGATATCGAATTCGACTTGTTCGTCAAGGAAGTGGTGCGTGAAATGACCGGCAAGGCTGGCCAGAAATGTACCGCGATCCGGCGCATCATCGTGCCGGAGCAACTGCTCGACGCGGTCGGCACGCGCTTGCGCGAACGGCTGGCCAAAGTGGTGGTCGGCGATCCGGCCATCGACGGCGTGCGCATGGGTGCGCTGGCCTCGAAAGAGCAGCAAAGCGACGTGGCCGAAAGGCTGGCGCTGCTCTCGCGCGGCAATCAAATCGTGTTCGGCGCGGCCGACGGTTTCCAGCCGCTCGGCGACGGCGCCGCCGATGGCAGCTTCTTTGCGCCGACTCTGCTGATGTGCCGCGATGGACATCGCAACGACGCGGTGCACGACGTGGAAGCGTTTGGCCCGGTCAGCACCATGATGCCGTACTCGGACCTGGATGAGGCGCTGGCCCTGGCAGCGCGCGGCAAGGGCAGCCTGGTCAGCACGCTGGTCACGCGCGATCCGAAAATCGCCGCGCGCGCCGTGCCGGCCGCCGCCGCGATGCACGGCCGGGTACTGATACTGGAGCGCGAAGCGTCGGTCGATTCGACCGGCCACGGTTCGCCTTTGCCGCAACTGAAGCACGGCGGCCCGGGCCGCGCCGGCGGCGGCGAGGAGCTGGGCGGCGTGCGCGCGGTGCGCCATTATCTGCAGCGCGCCGCGATCCAGGGTTCGCCGACCATGCTGGCGGCGGTGACCGGCGAATATGTGCGCGGCGCGGCCGTCAACGAAAGCCCGATCCACCCGTTCCGCAAGCATTTCGAAGACTTGCAGACCGGCGATTCGCTGCTGACCCACAGGCGCACCGTCAGCGAAGCCGACATCGTCGCTTTCGGCGGCATCTCCGGCGACTTCTTCTACATGCATTTCGACGAGATCGCCGCCAAAGAGTCGCAATTCGGCAAGCGCATCGCGCACGGCTATTTCGTGCTGTCGGCGGCGGCCGGCCTGTTCGTCTCGCCGGGCGTCGGTCCGGTGCTGGCCAACTACGGCCTGGACAACCTGCGCTTCGTGGCGCCGGTCGGCATCGGCGACACCATCCGCGCGCGCCTGACCTGCAAGCGCAAGGTCGACCGCAACCGCAAGGACATCTTCGGTATCGGCCAGGGCGTGGTCGCGTGGGACGTGCAGGTGACCAACCAGAACGATGAACTGGTCGCCAGCTACGACATCCTGACGCTGGTGTCGAAGCGCGAATAA
- a CDS encoding DUF6232 family protein: MSISNLLGISENDESRRVDSGVAEVYERTIEIAGDIIALENIGTIRMIDGKKNHTATVVGIVIAIIGLGALSSSVFFGLLMLIAGIGLTLWNLSQKIAIYLSLGTCDGRSTVIISKNRQFLKDIRDFLRKKIDTKTQNGATINISNSTLEGNFAVGEKSSSTAHYQ, from the coding sequence ATGAGCATTTCTAACTTACTGGGCATTTCCGAAAACGACGAATCCAGAAGAGTGGACAGCGGAGTGGCGGAAGTCTATGAACGCACCATTGAAATCGCCGGGGATATCATCGCGCTGGAAAACATCGGCACCATCAGGATGATCGACGGCAAGAAAAATCATACAGCAACCGTGGTCGGCATTGTCATTGCGATAATAGGATTGGGCGCCCTTTCCTCTTCAGTCTTCTTTGGACTGCTCATGTTAATTGCCGGGATTGGGTTGACGCTGTGGAATCTTTCCCAAAAAATCGCGATTTATCTTTCACTGGGCACCTGCGATGGCAGATCCACGGTAATCATTTCGAAAAATAGGCAGTTCCTTAAGGATATACGCGATTTTTTACGTAAAAAAATCGATACCAAAACCCAAAACGGTGCCACCATCAACATTTCAAACAGTACATTGGAAGGTAATTTTGCAGTCGGTGAAAAAAGCTCATCTACCGCGCATTATCAGTAA
- a CDS encoding type II secretion system protein, with the protein MAYRTTSSDMPARRHAGFAYLWTLLLVAFMGIGLSIASELYSTALRRDKERELIFIGHEFRNAIGRYYEVKGAGGQAQYPLTLEDLLKDNRFAKPKRHLRRLYTDPTTGQAAWGLVLQEGRIVGVHSLSQQQPIKQDNFLDGDTGLRQKARYADWVFTYPADLFIVQKDGGQAPPGGKMPSLPGS; encoded by the coding sequence ATGGCGTACCGTACGACCAGCTCTGACATGCCGGCGCGCCGGCATGCCGGCTTTGCCTACCTGTGGACCTTGCTGCTGGTGGCGTTCATGGGCATCGGCCTGAGCATCGCCAGCGAACTGTACTCGACCGCGCTGCGGCGCGACAAGGAGCGCGAGCTGATCTTCATCGGCCATGAATTCCGCAACGCAATCGGACGTTATTACGAAGTCAAGGGCGCCGGCGGACAGGCCCAGTATCCGTTGACGCTGGAAGACCTGCTGAAGGATAACCGCTTCGCCAAGCCGAAACGCCATTTGCGCCGCCTGTACACCGACCCGACCACCGGCCAGGCCGCATGGGGCCTGGTACTGCAGGAAGGCCGCATCGTCGGCGTACATTCGCTGTCGCAGCAACAGCCGATCAAGCAGGATAACTTCCTCGATGGCGATACCGGCCTGCGCCAGAAAGCGCGCTACGCCGACTGGGTGTTTACCTACCCGGCCGATTTGTTCATCGTCCAGAAAGACGGCGGGCAGGCGCCGCCGGGAGGAAAAATGCCGAGCTTGCCTGGCAGCTGA